ctctgtttctctaaaatttaataaaaattaagccctggccaaatagctctgtGGGTTGGAGTATCTTCCCAGAGCATGCAAGTTGCTGGtttaattccccagtcagggcacatacaagagcaactcaatgttcttgtctctctttctctacctgccTGTCCCTCAAAAAAATTTCTTGTCTGGTGGTAACAAATCACTTTTTCTCTTCTGGGGAGCTCTTTATTTCTCGATTAGTTCTAAGTTATAACATTGTTGGGTAAAGtggtaggtccttgtttttcattagtttgaatatttcatgccaatccctttaggcctaaaatgtttctgttgagatatcagttaacagtcttatgggagctatCTTCTACAAAACTAACTGTCCttcttttgctgtttttaagattagagaaaagaagagattatctccttgtctttaacctttgccattttaattatgatgtgtcattGTATGGGCCTATTTGGATTCATCTTCTTTGGGAGTATCTAAGCTTCCTGGacttctgtgggttttttttttttttttcatcatcagttagggaaattttcattcattacttcttcaaataggttcttgatcCATTAAAAAGCCATGCTGGGTAGGGTGAGAAGGAGTCTAGATAGTGGGGGTTATTGTTTTCCCCTAGGCTAATGCCATACAGAGGAGAATATCCCACCTAAGAAAGATAGCATCTACAGTGTGGCAGAATCACTCAGCTCAAGGATTCTAACAGTTGTCTcttcagctctctccccagagccacaaacctaAGACTCTCCTCCCACAACTCTAGTATGCCCTTCTCTCCTTCTGCTGAAGCCtggggtaagtggctgtgagtgaaaTGTTGTGCATTGACCCTTTAAGAGGATACCTATGTCTTCAGCAGACTTCCGTTTCTCCCTAATGGACAGAAACCctgctgcttttcacagccaaatgttatgtgggcacctcttcccaGATCTGGTGGTCTAGCCTAGGAATCCCAGCTTGGGGTTTAGTCCCCACTCTCCTCAGGGGAAATGTGCATGCTATTGAGATATCTCTCTGGAACCTCAGCTGCCGCCTGTGGAAGTGGGGCCAGCCCTTTATGTATCTCAAGCCTTCCTCCCAGTTTCAATATGGTTTTtcctgtaaatccttggttataagacttctctgcATCTactcttcagttggttattcaggatgattgttccaTAATTTAGCTgcaattccagtttggtcctgggaggaagtgAGTATAGCTTCAACTTATTCTACCATCGTCTTGAACTATGTGTGTTAAAATTACTAAGGACTATAATTACCTGTAAATACTTAGAGAGGATGTAAATagtcacttttgtttttaaaacacatgaacttataatttaattaaccatAATTGTTTTGTATCTAAAACTCTTGCAAAGCAACTTGTTCAagaataataaagtttaaaattggTTAGGTTTAATGGAAATTTACTTACACAAGCCTCTTTCTTTACATGTGCTTGAAACAGTTTCCAAAAGGAGCTATTATTGGAGTAAAAGCTTTTCATCAACCAATAATTTCACACATTTCCTCAACCAATGATTATCCAATGAGGTAATAATATACTAGTAGATGGAACCAAAATAGTCCtccactcttttttattattcattttagagaggagtaaGAGTGAGAGGGAGGAGCATAAAGCActaactcctatatgtgccttaaccaggcaagcccaaggctttgaaccagtgacctcagcattccaggttgatgctttatctattgtgccaccacaagtcaggctagtTCTCCACTCTGAACTgtagattaaaaacaaataattcccTCTGACAAATTAGTTGAGTGTTTAAAAGACTTAATAACCACTTAAAATTATCAATCATATTTTTATAGTATAGTCACATAAGGTTTGcatcttttccatttttcaataaaaattttattaaaatgtttgagaCACCTATAAGGTGTTGTGATTTATTTACATAGAAattgggccctagccagttggcttagcggtagagcatcagcctggcgtgcgggtgacccaggatcgattccaggccagggcacataggggaagtgcccatttgcttctccatccccccccccttcctctctgtctctctcttcccctcccacagccaaggctccattggagcaaggatggcccgggcgctggagatggctccttggcctctgtcccaggcgctagagtggctctggtcgcgacagagtgacaccccggaggggcagagcatcgccccctggtgggcagagcgtcgcccctggtgggcgtgcggggtggatcccggtcgggcgcatgcgggagtctgtctgactgtctctccccgtttccagcttcagaaaaatacaaaaaaagaattgtacaAAGTAAcatgaacattttatttaagaaatatgaatccctttatcattttattatctatctaaaatttgtttcttttactgTATAAAAAGACATTTAGCAAGGAATTACAATAGTGTACAACAATGAATTAATTTTGTCCTCTTCTTCATCTGGGCAGGATTCAAGACTCACACATCTGAAAAAAGAGCATTATAATAAAACAGGAGAACAATGAACACAAATGCATTGCTATGGAGAAGGCATTACTTCTTCcgtttttataattctttttcagAATGGCAAAGGACACATGAATGGAAGACACAGTGTTGTTATTCATAAGAGTGAAGTTTAACTGaagacagaaaaatcaaaaaaataaatggattcatttctttgaaaattttatattgcAATCAGATTTTATATAGAATGATATTTTATGTTGGACCTACAGAATGTGAAAATAGAAATCCCACATGATAATGAGAGTCAGAAAGCCAAAAACATGTGAAACACTCAACAGCTAATTCAGTTCATAATATTCATGCtattacaaaatataaatgaccacaatatcaacaaataaaaactaaaagtaagtgaattaaattctaaatgtaaaagctagaaaacaaaatattacaagaaaagaaagcagatggaaaaatttaaagatagagaaaattaatgcattaaataaaagttagatgtaataaaaaaatgattcttttaatacatctataaatagaaaaattactaactaatctaaaaattttaagtgacaaCCTtccacaaaatgtaaaaaaaaaaacaactttccaaacccaataaatttttaaaagattataagaaTCTTTGTCCAATTTTAGACAAATAAACCACTGATAGTTATAACCAGTCTCAGTTACTGTcaattattaagtaaaatttgGGAGAGAAGTCCTTTCCagataacaaaattttaaaaacaaaatgtgcaaataaaaaggaattatgaTATTTTATCAATTACAGAAGATGTGAGTCACTTCAACTAAAGTAGTAACTTCAACTGGACCCACACCCAAGAAACCATTGGGTGAAGCTGGGTTCCTTCACCCAGTGCTCAGTGCCCACTCTGACCTCTAGCCTTGTGGCGAAAGGACAGAGCCATGGCTAATTTGCAAGACTTTAGGACTTGTTtattcaaagggaaaaaaagagaaataatttgaaattttcctTGGGAACTGTTTACTTCTTTGCAACTCTTCTCAGAGCTCCGACAACTTCTTTATTTCTCAAGCTGTAAATAAATGGGTTTAGCAGGGGAATTATAACCGTGTAAAATAGGGAATACATTTTGTCCTGGCCTTCAGCTAGGCCAGCTGCAGGACGCACGTACATGAAGATAAGAGTGCCATAGTACAACGAGACAGAGAGTAGGTGGGCACTGCAAGTAGAGAAGGCTTTGCTTTTGCCCTTTTCAGATTTTTTCTTCAGAATGTCAAAGAGAACACGAGTATAAGAGATTATGATGGTCATTAAAGTGGATATTTGTATTAGAGCggcaaaaataaatatcattagcGCATTCATAGATGGGTCACTGCATGAAATTTTGAACAGCTGTAAAATTTCACAGTAGAAATATTGTATGATATTAGACCTGCAGAAAGTTAATTTTAACAACAAGCTCACGTGAATCAGAGGATGCAGAAAACCAATTACAAACGAGATACTTATTAACTTAGTGCAGAATCTGTTGGACATTAACACTGGATAAAGCAAGGGGTTACATATAGCTACATAGCGGTCATAGGCCATCACTACCAGGAGAAAACACTCTGTAGTTGCACtggaagcaaaaaaataaaattgggtgATGCACTCGGCCAGGGATATCATTGCAGTCTTGTCTAAGAAACTGACCAGCATCCTGGGCGTGACAGACGTTGAAGTGCAAGCATCTGCAAAAGCTAAACCACCAAGGAAAAAGTACATGGGCATGTGAAGATGGGCATCCTTCCAAATAAGAGCCATCAGTCCAAGGTTGCCCACCATGGTGACGAAGTAAATGACCAAGAACACGAGGAAGAGGAGAAGCTGCAGCCACGGTTGCTCTGTAAGTCCTGTGAGAACAAATTCAGTCACCAGAGTTTTGTTTCCTTCTGACATATCCACACTGATCACTGTAGTGAGAAAGTATGTGACAAATACGAGAGCTAAAGATGGTACAAAGCAGGGGAGTTTTATTTGCAAATTAAATTATACTTTTGTGTTGTTTTCCACTAAAGTAGTAGTTATTCATGCTTAAATTACATCCTATATTAAAATCTGTTTATGAATTCTGTGTTTAGGTATCTGACTCTAAAATTGGAAAGGAAACCtgaaataaatgcatatatttgAACCAATACTAAaaccatctaaaaaaaaaaactattgcaggtgtaagagaaataaactaataaattagGCACATTCATATACTTTTTATCACAGAGAGAATGGGAAGGAACAGAAATGTGTTGGGAAAATAGATGtaacatattttgtttatatagggTTAATTAGAaaatgcacacgcacacacacaatttcttaCAACCAGGTAAAAACAAGTTAACACAAATGggcaaaaaatatggaaagacaTGTTTATGGAAAAGCAACTCAATGtgaccaataaatatatgaaatgtttTTCCTCAGTAATTAggaagtttatttaaatttatgcaTCATTTTTAATGATCACATAAgcaaaaagacaaaatgagaaataatatcTACTGATGACAAGTgagaaaagaagcattttttaTATAACTAGTGAAATATAAATCATAACAGccttttaaatataatatctgtcaaaattataaatttatataaacctTGATCTACCATCTTACACCTGGGTATGCATTCTAGAAATAATGTCATTTATATACAATAATAAAGTAcaagaatatttaataaagcaTTGTTCAAGGGGGTGACcctggaaataaaagaaacactcaCAAATATGGAATAGTTGAATAAACTGTGATATAGACTTAGTGTGGaaattattcagacttaaaagaaatgtatttgaaTTGCACCAGTTAATGATGAGAGGATTTTTTCAATGTATTATTGAGAGAATCAAAATGTAGAGAACTTTAAATTTTATGGTCCTGtttctataattttcaaaatttttataaatataaatatatataacaatataagcATGGATAAAGATGTAGAAGATtgattaataatatattattaaaataaaaatattatataacattaatatataataatatattaacttGCTGATATTGGTTTTCTTATTCAGGAGTAAATATAATGGTAGGAATGAAAAAAGCAGCGGAGAGAGAGATTCTTTGCCACCCctccccacaaacacacacaaagttCATGATAAAGACGTAATAGATACCATAtgcccttttaaaattttgttacatatgtgtgtgtatgtctgtgtttaTGCCATATGTCTGCTCATATACACATGAGTGCctagaaagatatataaaaagacagGTACTAGTAtattaattgaaataagtaaaatgcTATTGTTACTTTTAACAAGGAATATTCAACACTGAAAATTGTAttggaaaattagaaataaattctaaattatatgaaatatttactaatgatttttaattcttaaatttttaaaatttaagtatagttAGTATACAATATGATATAggtcatattagtttcaggagtacaatatagtgattcagTAATTTTATGCTTTACAATGTGATTGCCCTACTAATTCTAGTAATGACCTGTCACCAAGCAAACGtatcacaatattactgactaaattctccttccccttttcaaccatcttttttctttatacccTCCCTTCTGTTATTcatgtatgagtctgtttatgcctgtttttttttgtttttgtttttgctttttaagatttcacataaataaaaccatacagtatttgtctttctctgcccgatttatttcacttagcataatgatctttaATTCTTAATGATACTTTGACTTAAATATTTGGTAGTTGACCTTTAATTATTGAggagatataattttaaaaatacatcaaaaggtattttaaaattgtttaagatGGTGCCCATGGATAGTAGtcatttttatagttcttttcatATAGTATTAGTactatttttgttgaatttattcctGGGATTTATATGTTTTACTGCTACTATGAATATAATATCTGATACTTTCAAGAAATAATAAGACTGGTTTTCTTCTATTACTTATAAGCTATAtctcaaagaaaatttaaaataaaatttcccaaaTATTGAGGTGAATATGTAACCTATGTTCCttgaaagggaaaaaatacaCTTACTACAATAATACagttgaaataaataataacttacccatttaaaaaacattataataattttatagccATATCTTTTGATGCTTATAAAGCAAGAGATGTCAAATGATACATTGAAAGAACTAGGTTTATCAGTTGGGAGAATGATGAATTGTTATTCTCCATCTTcactaagctaaaaaaaaaagatttaatagaTTTGAATTACTAACCACATACCTGCAGGGAATctgttattaatatatatacCCAAGCAAATTCACTGGAGCATATTTACTGAAAATGGATTATGTGAATGTTAAagagatgtcatttttttttaagtggagatTTTGTTCTGAATAAAGTGGCCTTGCTTTCTTTGCAATCTAAACCATCAGATAATAGGTATTCCTAATTTCACTTCATGAATTCAGTATAATTCAACTAAGAAGTAGTTAGCTTTGAGAATTGTTTTCTTTAAGActaatatatgaaagaaatatcCCCAAGTTAAAGTAAAGGAAACAGtgcagaatatataatatatctttatattataAGGGTTATATTACTGATTTTAGCctttatttttatggttccataaaattttaaaagatagccacCAAATTAAAAGGTTAGGATTATCTTCATCCTGCAAAATTACAAATAAAGTAGATACAAGATGCATGACTGTGTCTCAATTCTAAACTCTCTAcattatacaataaaattttaatttgttaatcaTTCTTATGGagattacttatttttttgccaCTAATTCTTTTACCAAAGTTTATTATTTATGAGATTTTTGTCATAAATATCTCCTTTCCAATCAGCCATCCTCCATTTATCTGCTAAGATTTTGATGGCTGGTTGAGAAACCTCAAAGCTTCACTGGAATTTTGATTTCTTATATAGATATCTTACATAGTTACATCTAAAGATAAGTTGCAAAATtcttaaataatagaaaatgtagAAATCACTGCACTCATACCAAGTTCCTGCAAAACGCTGGAAAATTGCAAAGTGATAGTTTACTTGAAGTATTGTAGAATATGCAGAATTGAGACAGTGATTACTGGCACACTGACTTTCATCAGCAACTCCATTCTATAAACGgagttctataaaaataaaagaaaaggaaagaaaaatattccctCTACGCTTCCAAAGAATTCTCTGTAGGATGAAATCAAATTTGTTCTACTGGGCATTGTGAGTTAATCATGATTCCCCCTCATAACTAGCTGTAACAATTAAAAACTGTATTTATAATTGACAGGGTTACTGTGGGGACATCTACAGAATATCAACGAACAAGTTTTAGGAAATAattgtttccctttctcttatttcttttaacTATATCATTAGCCAGTGACCTACTTTACACGTTCCTTTGGAAGTCTCAAAGTTACCTTAGagaaggggtcgggaaccttttttggctgagagagccatgaacgccacatattttaaaatgcaattccgtgagagccatacaacgacccgtgtacgttacacattatccaataaaaatttggtgttgtcccggaggacagctttgattagctccagccacccgcaaccatgaacttgagtggtaggaaatgaatggattgtaatacatgacaatgttttatatttttaacgttattatttttttattaaagatatgtctgtgagccagatgtagccatcaaaagagccacatctggctcgcgagccataggttcccgacccctgccttagattcACTATGTTCAAATTTGAAAAAGGATCTTCAGTTATCCCACCTCAGGCTTTCCAATGTTCTCTATCTCAAGGAATGATACCACTACACAGTTACTCAAGCCATAAAACAGGGAGGTATTCTTGACTCTGAATACTCTCTCAGATTCCATAACTCAATTATTGTTAAGTTGTAAATGTTATCTCTTAAAGTCTCTCATATTTATCCACTTCTCTCACTCTTCATAGGCACAACCAAATTCtagctacactcacctcctcctgcATGGACTACTAAATAACCTCCTAATTAATCTATTTGAATCCATGAATCCAGTTCATTCTCCACACTGT
This region of Saccopteryx leptura isolate mSacLep1 chromosome 8, mSacLep1_pri_phased_curated, whole genome shotgun sequence genomic DNA includes:
- the LOC136379736 gene encoding olfactory receptor 5AC2-like — encoded protein: MGLTEQPWLQLLLFLVFLVIYFVTMVGNLGLMALIWKDAHLHMPMYFFLGGLAFADACTSTSVTPRMLVSFLDKTAMISLAECITQFYFFASSATTECFLLVVMAYDRYVAICNPLLYPVLMSNRFCTKLISISFVIGFLHPLIHVSLLLKLTFCRSNIIQYFYCEILQLFKISCSDPSMNALMIFIFAALIQISTLMTIIISYTRVLFDILKKKSEKGKSKAFSTCSAHLLSVSLYYGTLIFMYVRPAAGLAEGQDKMYSLFYTVIIPLLNPFIYSLRNKEVVGALRRVAKK